Proteins encoded by one window of Papio anubis isolate 15944 chromosome 7, Panubis1.0, whole genome shotgun sequence:
- the LOC116275793 gene encoding uncharacterized protein LOC116275793, which translates to MGRWEGEPATLLPNPSWHGFSRTSPRPARFPHPGSGAVLLAAPRFANFGSFTPFASRKRQEDDGVQEARQQWLASSTAGRSNHGGVRCLPARADRRRESRGGGGPRDQPRRLSAPSFPGRFLSLASGTERGHWPDGKASGGVGGGSAAAPRARGRAELAVPAPPGRTEVQRGLPDSPACFPLPPPSPHPSPPLWRSPPSSGRHLPESRFCFGAAFSLAARRVCERRGRQAGGAARPPLAGPRRAERRTDGQTASRAICSPELTLQTPNC; encoded by the coding sequence ATGGGAAGGTGGGAAGGCGAGCCCGCGACTCTGCTCCCCAACCCCAGCTGGCACGGCTTTTCACGCACCTCTCCCCGCCCGGCCCGATTTCCCCATCCTGGCTCTGGCGCGGTGCTCCTTGCAGCCCCACGCTTTGCAAACTTTGGGAGTTTTACTCCATTTGCGTCACGgaaaaggcaggaggatgacGGAGTCCAGGAAGCGAGGCAGCAGTGGCTGGCAAGCTCCACCGCCGGGCGCTCCAACCACGGGGGCGTGAGGTGTCTCCCGGCGAGGGCAGACAGACGGAGGGAGAGCAGGGGAGGTGGCGGTCCCAGAGACCAGCCCCGGAGGCTCTCGGCTCCCTCGTTCCCGGGTCGTTTCCTCTCTCTTGCCTCCGGGACTGAGCGAGGGCACTGGCCAGATGGGAAGGCGAGCGGAGGAGTAGGCGGGGGCTCGGCTGCAGCGCCCCGGGCCCGCGGGAGGGCGGAGCTGGCCGTCCCTGCCCCGCCGGGACGCACGGAAGTGCAGCGGGGTTTGCCCGATTCTCCAGCctgcttccccctccctcctccctctccccacccctcacctCCCCTTTGGCGATCCCCTCCTTCCTCGGGACGCCACCTCCCGGAATCGCGTTTTTGTTTTGGAGCTGCCTTCTCGCTGGCGGCGCGGAGGGTCTGCGAGCGCAGGGGAAGGCAGGCTGGGGGCGCAGCCCGCCCCCCACTGGCCGGGCCCCGCAGGGCGGAGCGGAGGACGGACGGACAGACGGCCAGCCGCGCCATCTGCTCGCCGGAGCTCACTCTCCAAACTCCAAACTGTTGA